One genomic region from Anguilla rostrata isolate EN2019 chromosome 2, ASM1855537v3, whole genome shotgun sequence encodes:
- the LOC135249370 gene encoding zinc finger protein ZFP2-like isoform X2, which produces MCCSRTQHTGARVCYSTQWGAALLHTFDQQHDAGRNLTEQHRIRQKEEELESVHMAETECAAPGLNTLQPVCVTGHSGVSDVHHTHTSLIKIETDLGSSHTLGIIKTESLDSTELGYVTHLCPDQMKTGTDDGGHLKPEHINDLQDIKSDPLKCESSESLVSDLMNTVMIGSGAAHKDQTEPWQCTGDLNPNCKNEEINDLSTQCGDLNRGCDKNNDDTLTRIVQKSTSHSIKHIPMILNSSIHPSLLNIIQNKTIPRNNSEIETGEKMHKCTQCKKCFNTKSELNMHQKIHTGEKPYKCMQCGKHFRQRSHLNIHLRIHTGEKPYKCTQCEKSFRTNDILNRHLIIHTGEKSHKCSFCGKCFSTAYKLNVHQRIHTGDKPYKCSQCGKSFSTICYLNVHKRIHTGEKPYICSHCGNSFSQMSQLNNHLGTHTGEKPYKCTQCEKCFRTNDILNRHLRIHSGAKPYKCLHCDKCYRENNSLTVHMRNHTGEKPYKCSYCGKCFSKMSYLNVHQRIHTGEKPYKCSQCGKCFSKTSYLIVHQRIHTGEKPYKCSHCGKCFSTTSKLKVHQRIHTGENPYKCFQCGKCFSRTSGLNAHKKVHTGEKPYKCSQCEKCFSKTSYLIVHQRIHTGEKPYKCFQCGKCFSRTSGLNAHKKIHTGEKPYKCSQCGKCFSRTNGLNNHKKSHTGEKP; this is translated from the coding sequence GAGCTGCACTTCTGCACACCTTTGACCAGCAGCATGATGCAGGCAGGAatctgactgagcagcacaggatcagacagaaagaagaggaactggagtctgtccacatggcagagacagagtgtgctgcaccaggactcaacacactTCAGCCAGTGTGTGTTACAGGGCACAGcggggtcagtgatgtacaccacacacacacgtcactgATTAAAATAGAAACTGATCTGGGCTCCTCCCACACGTTGGGTATTATTAAAACAGAGAGCCTAGACAGTACAGAGCTGGGGTATGTAACTCATCTATGTCCTGACCAAATGAAAACAGGGACTGATGATGGAGGACACCTTAAACCAGAACACATCAATGACCTGCAGGATATTAAATCTGATCCATTGAAGTGTGAATCCAGTGAAAGTTTAGTAAGTGATCTCATGAATACTGTGATGATTGGATCTGGCGCTGCACACAAAGACCAGACTGAACCATGGCAATGTACAGGAGATCTAAAcccaaactgtaaaaatgaagaaattaatgATTTGTCTACCCAATGTGGGGACTTAAATCGTGGctgtgacaaaaacaatgacGATACTTTGACCAGGATTGTCCAGAAAAGTACAAGCCATAGCATAAAACATATACCAATGATACTTAATTCAAGTATACACCCAAGccttttgaatataattcaaaaCAAGACAATTCCTAGAAATAACAGTGAAATTGAAACGGGTGAAAAGATGCACAAGTGTACACAATGCAAGAAGTGTTTTAATACAAAATCTGAATTGAATATGCACCAgaaaattcatacaggtgaaaagccctataAGTGCATGCAGTGTGGGAAGCATTTTCGCCAAAGGTCTCATTTAAACATCCACCtaagaattcatacaggtgaaaagccatacaagtgtacacagtgtgagaagtcTTTTCGtacaaatgacattttaaatagacATCTGataattcatacaggtgaaaagtcgcacaaatgttctttttgtggaaagtgtttttccacagcatacaaattaaatgtccaccagagaattcatacaggtgataAGCCATACAAATGTTCCCAATGTGGGAAGTCATTTTCCAcaatatgttatttaaatgtccataagagaattcatacaggtgaaaagccctataTATGTTCTCATTGTGGGAACTCTTTTTCACAAATGTCTCAGTTAAATAACCACCTAGGTactcatacaggtgaaaagccatacaagtgtacacagtgtgagaagtgttttcgtacaaatgacattttaaatagacACTTGAGGATTCATTCAGGTGCAAAGCCATACAAGTGTTTGCACTGTGACAAGTGTTATCGTGAAAATAATTCTTTAACTGTGCACATGAGGAATCATACAGgcgaaaagccctacaaatgttcttACTGTGGAAAGTGCTTTTCTAAAATGTCTTATTTAAATgtccaccagagaattcatacaggtgaaaagccctacaaatgttctcagtgtggaaAGTGCTTTTCTAAAACCTCTTATTTAATTgtccaccagagaattcatacaggtgagaaaccctacaaatgttctcattgtgggaagtgtttttctaCAACATCTAAATTAAAAgtccaccagagaattcatacaggagAAAATCCatacaaatgttttcagtgtgggaagtgtttttcccgaACAAGTGGCTTAAATGCCCACAAGAAggttcatacaggtgaaaagccctacaaatgttctcagtgtgaaaAGTGCTTTTCTAAAACCTCTTATTTAATTgtccaccagagaattcatacaggagaaaagccctacaaatgttttcagtgtgggaagtgtttttcccgaACAAGTGGCTTAAATGCCCACAAGaagattcatacaggtgaaaagccctacaaatgttctcagtgtgggaaatgtttttccCGAACAAATGGTTTAAATAACCACAAGAAGAGTcacacaggtgaaaagccctaa
- the LOC135249370 gene encoding zinc finger protein ZFP2-like isoform X3, with protein MAETECAAPGLNTLQPVCVTGHSGVSDVHHTHTSLIKIETDLGSSHTLGIIKTESLDSTELGYVTHLCPDQMKTGTDDGGHLKPEHINDLQDIKSDPLKCESSESLVSDLMNTVMIGSGAAHKDQTEPWQCTGDLNPNCKNEEINDLSTQCGDLNRGCDKNNDDTLTRIVQKSTSHSIKHIPMILNSSIHPSLLNIIQNKTIPRNNSEIETGEKMHKCTQCKKCFNTKSELNMHQKIHTGEKPYKCMQCGKHFRQRSHLNIHLRIHTGEKPYKCTQCEKSFRTNDILNRHLIIHTGEKSHKCSFCGKCFSTAYKLNVHQRIHTGDKPYKCSQCGKSFSTICYLNVHKRIHTGEKPYICSHCGNSFSQMSQLNNHLGTHTGEKPYKCTQCEKCFRTNDILNRHLRIHSGAKPYKCLHCDKCYRENNSLTVHMRNHTGEKPYKCSYCGKCFSKMSYLNVHQRIHTGEKPYKCSQCGKCFSKTSYLIVHQRIHTGEKPYKCSHCGKCFSTTSKLKVHQRIHTGENPYKCFQCGKCFSRTSGLNAHKKVHTGEKPYKCSQCEKCFSKTSYLIVHQRIHTGEKPYKCFQCGKCFSRTSGLNAHKKIHTGEKPYKCSQCGKCFSRTNGLNNHKKSHTGEKP; from the coding sequence atggcagagacagagtgtgctgcaccaggactcaacacactTCAGCCAGTGTGTGTTACAGGGCACAGcggggtcagtgatgtacaccacacacacacgtcactgATTAAAATAGAAACTGATCTGGGCTCCTCCCACACGTTGGGTATTATTAAAACAGAGAGCCTAGACAGTACAGAGCTGGGGTATGTAACTCATCTATGTCCTGACCAAATGAAAACAGGGACTGATGATGGAGGACACCTTAAACCAGAACACATCAATGACCTGCAGGATATTAAATCTGATCCATTGAAGTGTGAATCCAGTGAAAGTTTAGTAAGTGATCTCATGAATACTGTGATGATTGGATCTGGCGCTGCACACAAAGACCAGACTGAACCATGGCAATGTACAGGAGATCTAAAcccaaactgtaaaaatgaagaaattaatgATTTGTCTACCCAATGTGGGGACTTAAATCGTGGctgtgacaaaaacaatgacGATACTTTGACCAGGATTGTCCAGAAAAGTACAAGCCATAGCATAAAACATATACCAATGATACTTAATTCAAGTATACACCCAAGccttttgaatataattcaaaaCAAGACAATTCCTAGAAATAACAGTGAAATTGAAACGGGTGAAAAGATGCACAAGTGTACACAATGCAAGAAGTGTTTTAATACAAAATCTGAATTGAATATGCACCAgaaaattcatacaggtgaaaagccctataAGTGCATGCAGTGTGGGAAGCATTTTCGCCAAAGGTCTCATTTAAACATCCACCtaagaattcatacaggtgaaaagccatacaagtgtacacagtgtgagaagtcTTTTCGtacaaatgacattttaaatagacATCTGataattcatacaggtgaaaagtcgcacaaatgttctttttgtggaaagtgtttttccacagcatacaaattaaatgtccaccagagaattcatacaggtgataAGCCATACAAATGTTCCCAATGTGGGAAGTCATTTTCCAcaatatgttatttaaatgtccataagagaattcatacaggtgaaaagccctataTATGTTCTCATTGTGGGAACTCTTTTTCACAAATGTCTCAGTTAAATAACCACCTAGGTactcatacaggtgaaaagccatacaagtgtacacagtgtgagaagtgttttcgtacaaatgacattttaaatagacACTTGAGGATTCATTCAGGTGCAAAGCCATACAAGTGTTTGCACTGTGACAAGTGTTATCGTGAAAATAATTCTTTAACTGTGCACATGAGGAATCATACAGgcgaaaagccctacaaatgttcttACTGTGGAAAGTGCTTTTCTAAAATGTCTTATTTAAATgtccaccagagaattcatacaggtgaaaagccctacaaatgttctcagtgtggaaAGTGCTTTTCTAAAACCTCTTATTTAATTgtccaccagagaattcatacaggtgagaaaccctacaaatgttctcattgtgggaagtgtttttctaCAACATCTAAATTAAAAgtccaccagagaattcatacaggagAAAATCCatacaaatgttttcagtgtgggaagtgtttttcccgaACAAGTGGCTTAAATGCCCACAAGAAggttcatacaggtgaaaagccctacaaatgttctcagtgtgaaaAGTGCTTTTCTAAAACCTCTTATTTAATTgtccaccagagaattcatacaggagaaaagccctacaaatgttttcagtgtgggaagtgtttttcccgaACAAGTGGCTTAAATGCCCACAAGaagattcatacaggtgaaaagccctacaaatgttctcagtgtgggaaatgtttttccCGAACAAATGGTTTAAATAACCACAAGAAGAGTcacacaggtgaaaagccctaa
- the LOC135249370 gene encoding zinc finger MYM-type protein 1-like isoform X1 translates to MMQAGVCLRQDTETTLPELTEQHRIRQKEEELSGLESVCMAESETECAAPGLNTLEPECVTAQSGVRDVHHTHTSLIKTETDLGSTHAGDFKSESLNSTELGYVLHLHPDQIKTEADDGGYIKPEHISDLQDIKCIDIKSDQIKCKSSERLMSDLMNTVMTEPWQCAGEPNPNCKNEINLPTRCEDLNNQCDIKNGNNQTSVVQKSTNSGNKHKHCRINVIIEPMIINSSINKGDIMINSIRSLLQNPFERRTLVEKLQVKELGPDQPDIKIRQQASEKGRTYTRGFSRNWYNRKAWLAGCSHVNAVFCFPCLLFKTKGTDTTWTVTGVRDMKHLSEKIKKHECTRAHMENTVKLAMLGRVDIATQLDERHRIAVRKHNEEVDKNRHILSKIIDCVKFCGAFELALRGHNETESSDNPGVFRGLVDLVASLDSVLEEHLKTATVFKGTSMTVQNELLDCMLSVSKDYILEEVKNADYLAIRVDETTDISTHCQLVLVLRYIDIHNNVQERFFEFIPLQNATADTIATALLESLSTVLPEGQESRLIAQAYDGAAVMRGATGGVQRKVKDVYGSAHYVHCYAHQLNLIMQQATSHIPRISTFFSDLGGFAAFFSWSLKRTTVLDQVVARKLPGTSTTRWNFHTRAVNTVYEHKDDLLRCFQTIRDSGNFDPPTVREAGGFVRMLEDEDFCFFLALFHKIMPHVDLLFNQLQKRDINSVYITGIIQRFTDSMQTIRDSIPSLHGEYSGSVKQQPTKKRRTLGQEEQQRLATEVCDTVLSHAKERFSFTKHLISATLLQGDLFPAHTVKFPDSALETAVEAYPMLNKAKLKTELSLIYENDEFKACSGALTLFQFFMENNLQGSFTETVSLLKILITTPMTTAESERCFSTLKRIKTFLRNTMTQDRLNALAMLSMEKKLIRNIPDFNNRVIERFATQKDRRAKFLYK, encoded by the exons ATGATGCaggcaggagtctgtctgagacaggacactgagacaacactaccagagcttactgagcagcacaggatcagacagaaagaagaggaactcagtggactggagtctgtctgcatggcagagtcagagacagagtgtgctgcaccaggactcaacacactggagccagagtgtgttacagcacaaaGTGGGGTCCGTGAtgtacaccatacacacacatcactgattaaaacagaaactgatctgggcTCCACCCACGCTGGGGATTTTAAGAGCGAGAGCCTCAACAGTACAGAGCTGGGATATGTATTACATCTTCATCCtgaccaaatcaaaacagaGGCTGATGATGGAGGATATATTAAACCAGAACACATCAGTGACTTGCAGgatattaaatgtattgatattAAATCTGATCAAATTAAGTGTAAATCCAGTGAAAGGTTAATGAGTGATCTCATGAATACTGTGATGACGGAACCATGGCAATGTGCAGGAGAGCCAAAcccaaactgtaaaaatgaaattaatctgCCTACCCGATGTGAGGATTTAAATAATCAGTGTGACATAAAGAATGGGAATAATCAGACCAGTGTTGTTCAGAAAAGTACAAACAGTGGCAACAAACATAAACATTGTAGAATTAATGTAATAATTGAACCCATGATAATTAATTCAAGTATAAATAAAGGTGACATAATGATCAATTCAATAAGATCTCTTCTCCAAAATCCATTTGAGAGGAGAACTTTGGTGGAGAAACTACAAGTCAAAGAGCTTGGCCCAGATCAACCTGACATCAAAATCAGACAACAGGCTAGCGAAAAAGGTAGAACGTACACGCGAGGTTTCTCCCGTAATTGGTACAACAGAAAGGCTTGGCTAGCTGGGTGCAGTCATGTAAATGCCGTATTTTGCTTCCCATGCTTACTTTTTAAAACGAAGGGGACAGATACAACATGGACTGTTACAGGAGTAAGGGACATGAAACATTTATCTGAGAAGATTAAGAAACATGAGTGTACCAGGGCACACATGGAGAATACGGTCAAGCTAGCCATGCTAGGCAGAGTTGACATAGCTACGCAACTGGACGAACGCCACAGGATTGCGGTGAGGAAACACAACGAAGAGGTGGATAAGAACAGGCACATTTTATCAAAGATAATTGACTGTGTTAAATTCTGCGGAGCCTTTGAGCTGGCCTTGCGCGGCCACAATGAGACCGAATCCTCAGACAACCCGGGTGTTTTCAGGGGTTTAGTAGATCTTGTCGCCTCACTAGACAGTGTGTTGGAGGAGCACCTTAAGACAGCTACCGTTTTCAAAGGCACCTCAATGACTGTGCAAAATGAACTTTTGGACTGCATGCTGTCAGTTTCTAAAGATTACATTCTGGAGGAAGTAAAAAATGCCGATTATCTTGCTATTAGGGTAGATGAGACAACTGACATTTCCACCCACTGCCAGTTGGTGCTTGTGCTGCGGTACATCGACATCCATAACAACGTCCAAGAGCGTTTTTTTGAGTTCATCCCTCTTCAGAATGCGACCGCTGACACAATCGCCACAGCGCTGTTGGAGAGTCTTAGCACTGTCCTCCCCGAGGGACAAGAGAGCAGACTAATCGCCCAGGCCTATGACGGGGCTGCCGTGATGAGGGGAGCCACAGGTGGAGTGCAGCGTAAGGTAAAGGATGTCTATGGAAGTGCACACTACGTCCACTGCTATGCGCATCAGCTGAACCTCATCATGCAGCAGGCAACTTCACACATCCCCAGGatcagcacttttttttcagaCCTCGGTGGATTTGCTGCATTCTTCTCCTGGTCATTGAAGCGAACCACCGTGCTTGATCAAGTGGTGGCACGCAAACTTCCCGGAACTTCAACAACAAGGTGGAACTTCCACACTCGTGCTGTTAACACTGTGTACGAGCACAAGGACGACCTCCTACGGTGTTTCCAGACCATCAGAGACTCTGGTAACTTTGATCCTCCAACTGTCAGAGAGGCCGGGGGCTTTGTGAGAATGCTGGAAGATGAGGATTTCTGCTTTTTCCTGGCATTGTTTCACAAGATCATGCCACACGTGGACCTGCTGTTTAACCAGCTGCAGAAGAGGGACATCAACTCTGTCTACATCACAGGAATCATCCAGAGGTTCACCGACAGCATGCAAACGATCag GGACTCCATTCCTTCTCTGCATGGGGAATACAGTGGATCTGTGAAGCAGCAGCCAACAAAGAAACGGAGGACACTAGGACAAGAAGAACAACAGCGTTTGGCTACAGAG GTATGTGATACCGTTTTGAGTCATGCCAAGGAGCGGTTCTCTTTCACCAAGCACCTCATCAGTGCCACTCTGTTGCAAGGAGACTTGTTCCCAGCACACACCGTAAAGTTCCCAGATTCAGCACTGGAAACCGCAGTGGAGGCCTACCCCATGTTGAACAAGGCCAAGCTCAAAACAGAACTATCCCTGATCTATGAGAACGATGAGTTCAAGGCTTGCAGTGGTGCACTGACTCTGTTCCAGTTTTTTATGGAGAA